From Electrophorus electricus isolate fEleEle1 chromosome 8, fEleEle1.pri, whole genome shotgun sequence, the proteins below share one genomic window:
- the si:dkey-89b17.4 gene encoding zinc finger protein 646 isoform X1 translates to MAMHDMNRAKGYPCKECDMICPSTPSLLEHMKAHYHQEGSGRFECEQCGRIFKHASSLASHKKSHEMGSFQCPVCTRTLPNAVALKNHLRIHTLSPSAQTEEENEDGVDEDRDYGLAQDLSDTGFRGHLNSSGMMTSHDHDKQKSPGSEDAWDRPFKCDQCDRTYRHHGSLVNHKKSHQEGTYKCTICYKQFSNLAALNAHERTHSKFKPPGMSMGNLVPQVSSEPRPPAPQNDDLAACFCHLCQVSLPNKSDFQEHILLHNAASSSLGLTRSFPGIVPHNLSTVRSPAVNPYTPALGDPLPLPPLPDKRYDQMLGPPVNNPIYTCAYCGAGHPDLESLKIHYLTHEPHPTAHAQEGPSILNSDGLSSNSQPSVSSPSGESRSQQQSSSIDDGDRRFKCQECGKSYRHAGSLVNHKRSHQTGHYQCTVCCKEYPHLAALHSHLRSHKSRPNSQSLSSEGDWLSSEPMTGLDSQQSFVHSQDQENGATTPISLPGNLGDAAHFVPDGGHSSGLDSLEFHDRFDGSLAQGNSGHSPLPQNHRQADRHMCADQGNMSNGYMGNMGFHSSGGASLPAGSANLKEGSRQRRGHDQYGSGQGSGKRMESKEDDGEVYQCTVCGNHYASLRALRSHLRSHGVNQGAGPSSALSPIGEQEWRRRQEGSEVNLLICSTCGQSFTRKQDLLNHQLVHGPPRPDGSTQGLGGSSSNANGKMDGRNHICVDCGMFFADRHHLITHLCPGKARGGTLNKDMNGAKGMTGGAGTSSGGGPVDHRQMTDSDDRPHRCDQCGRGYRHPCSLLNHKKSHKTGVFRCLVCQKRYYNLLALKNHQRTHFDLKRHKCEECGKAFKIQKQLINHLRLHEEHRAKTGVRDQRVQSMNQHNGARYEGGPSQMQPMRMGDPKIQNPQMGPNYGQPQGFKKPYAGARAQQVDDGSGRRPFACDQCGRTYRHAGSLANHKNLHKIGEYHCNVCNSTYPNRLAMKNHLRMHFALKKYTCTDCGRGFRNQRQLETHTTNQLCKDLPGPSVQPPPPPSYECNGCSEGFSTATELASHSCSAQLPSSSASLNSSTLSMETGDLGSPEREERPFACDLCGCSYKHASSLLNHKNTHKTGNFSCSYCDKPYTNYMALRNHMRIHTQKKRHICSTCGKAFRLARFLRNHQRVHEEGHTRFGCPTCGKSFQGRSGLARHRCGDNQVGNESGRKATSSTREGEECRFTCEQCGRSYRHASSLLNHKNTHTVGIYHCAVCLKTYSNLLALKNHRRIHSETRRHRCPECGKAFRVSSQLQNHRRIHQKEREFACTLCQRTFPSQSSFRLHLEMQHGRGQKSSQQHQHHHHHHHQQQLHAGASSGGGSDLSWGSGLDLTLMQAQGLDPNGVPKHGPPHHGHGTGRATGHQQHHHQQQVQRIHGDTGCKSHVCDQCGRGYRHASSLLNHKNSHKAGTYFCNSCQKEFTNLMAFKNHRRIHTEPKRYQCPDCGKAFRVSTQLICHRRIHTKEKPFSCQQCDKRFSSKSNLRHHQKVHWNSSAPTSSVTMGAANFLGMPSGPFI, encoded by the exons ATGGCTATGCATGATATGAACCGTGCCAAGGGTTACCCTTGCAAAGAATGCGACATGATATGCCCAAGTACACCTAGCCTCCTGGAGCACATGAAAGCCCACTATCACCAAGAGGGGAGTGGCAGATTTGAATGTGAACAGTGTGGACGCATTTTCAAGCATGCCAGTAGTTTGGCTTCCCACAAAAAGTCCCATGAGATGGGCTCTTTCCAATGCCCAGTGTGCACCAGAACATTGCCCAATGCGGTGGCGCTGAAGAACCACCTCCGCATTCACACTCTGTCTCCTAGTGCACAAACTGAAGAGGAGAATGAGGATGGTGTTGATGAAGATAGGGATTATGGTTTAGCACAAGATCTTTCTGACACAGGTTTCCGGGGCCACCTGAACAGCAGCGGAATGATGACGAGCCATGACCACGACAAGCAAAAATCTCCAGGATCCGAAGATGCTTGGGACAGACCCTTCAAGTGTGACCAGTGTGACAGGACCTACCGTCATCATGGCAGCTTGGTCAACCACAAGAAGTCTCATCAGGAAGGCACTTACAAGTGTACCATCTGTTACAAACAGTTCAGCAACCTGGCTGCCCTGAACGCCCATGAACGCACCCATTCAAAGTTTAAACCCCCTGGAATGTCCATGGGAAACCTTGTGCCTCAGGTGTCGTCTGAGCCTCGACCACCTGCCCCCCAAAATGATGACCTGGCAGCCTGCTTTTGCCACCTCTGTCAGGTTTCCTTGCCCAACAAGAGTGACTTTCAGGAGCACATTCTGTTGCATAATGCTGCATCGTCTTCGCTGGGTTTGACGCGGAGCTTCCCTGGGATAGTGCCCCACAATCTCAGCACTGTCCGTTCCCCAGCAGTCAACCCTTACACCCCAGCTCTTGGTGATCCTCTTCCACTTCCTCCTTTACCTGACAAACGTTATGATCAGATGCTTGGCCCTCCTGTCAATAATCCAATCTATACCTGCGCTTACTGCGGGGCTGGACATCCTGACTTGGAGAGCCTGAAAATTCACTACCTAACCCATGAACCTCATCCTACAGCACATGCTCAAGAGGGCCCCTCTATTCTAAATTCAGATGGCTTGAGCTCCAACTCCCAACCATCTGTATCTTCACCCAGTGGGGAATCCCGGTCCCAGCAGCAGTCGTCATCCATTGATGATGGTGACCGCAGATTCAAGTGTCAAGAGTGTGGGAAAAGCTATCGGCATGCTGGGAGTCTTGTCAATCACAAGCGCTCCCATCAGACGGGGCATTATCAGTGCACAGTTTGCTGTAAAGAGTATCCTCACCTTGCAGCACTTCACAGCCACCTACGCAGTCACAAATCACGCCCGAATTCTCAGAGTCTAAGTTCAGAAGGTGACTGGCTATCTTCTGAGCCTATGACTGGGCTAGACTCACAGCAGAGCTTTGTGCATTCTCAGGATCAAGAGAATGGTGCAACAACTCCCATCTCGTTACCTGGCAATCTCGGTGATGCAGCCCACTTTGTTCCAGATGGTGGCCATAGCAGTGGCCTGGATTCACTGGAATTCCATGACCGGTTTGATGGCTCTCTTGCTCAGGGCAATTCCGGCCACTCTCCTCTGCCACAGAATCATCGCCAGGCAGATCGGCATATGTGTGCCGATCAGGGCAATATGTCCAATGGGTACATGGGCAACATGGGCTTCCACAGCTCAGGGGGTGCGTCTTTACCAGCTGGCAGTGCCAACCTCAAAGAAGGCAGCCGTCAAAGACGTGGACACGATCAGTATGGAAGTGGACAGGGCAGTGGCAAGAGAATGGAAAGCAAAGAGGATGACGGAGAAGTTTACCAGTGCACAGTCTGTGGGAACCATTATGCCAGTCTTCGGGCTCTTCGTAGCCACCTACGCAGCCATGGCGTGAACCAAGGTGCAGGGCCCTCCTCTGCGCTGTCCCCCATAGGTGAGCAGGAGTGGAGAAGACGGCAAGAAGGTAGCGAGGTCAACCTACTGATCTGTAGTACCTGTGGCCAGAGTTTCACCAGAAAGCAGGACCTGCTCAATCACCAGCTGGTACATGGACCTCCCCGACCGGATGGATCCACACAGGGCTTGGGGGGCAGCAGCTCTAATGCTAATGGCAAAATGGATGGAAGGAACCACATTTGCGTTGACTGTGGCATGTTCTTTGCAGATCGCCATCATCTGATCACTCACCTGTGTCCAGGCAAGGCACGAGGCGGAACGCTGAACAAAGACATGAATGGAGCTAAAGGGATGACTGGTGGTGCTGGGACCAGCAGTGGTGGTGGCCCTGTGGATCACCGGCAGATGACTGATTCTGATGATCGGCCACACAGGTGTGACCAGTGTGGAAGAGGTTACAGGCACCCTTGCTCCCTTCTCAACCACAAGAAATCACACAAGACTGGGGTCTTCCGCTGCCTTGTCTGCCAAAAACGCTACTACAACCTGCTGGCTCTCAAGAACCACCAGAGGACTCATTTTGACTTAAAGAG GCACAAGTGTGAGGAGTGCGGGAAAGCCTTCAAGATTCAGAAGCAGCTCATCAATCACCTCCGCCTGCACGAAGAGCACAGAGCAAAGACTGGGGTTCGTGACCAACGCGTCCAAAGCATGAACCAACACAATGGTGCACGTTATGAGGGGGGGCCGTCTCAGATGCAGCCGATGAGGATGGGAGACCCCAAGATTCAAAACCCACAAATGGGCCCCAATTATGGCCAACCTCAAGGCTTTAAGAAACCATATGCTGGGGCAAGGGCCCAGCAAGTGGATGATGGTAGTGGCCGACGTCCATTTGCCTGTGACCAGTGTGGACGCACTTACCGCCATGCCGGCAGTCTGGCCAACCACAAGAACCTGCACAAGATTGGCGAGTATCACTGCAATGTGTGTAACTCCACCTATCCAAACCGACTGGCCATGAAGAACCACCTCCGCATGCATTTCGCACTCAAGAAGTACACCTGCACTGACTGTGGCAGGGGCTTCAGGAACCAGAGACAGCTTGAAACGCATACTACCAACCAGCTCTGCAAGGACCTTCCTGGTCCCAGTGTGCAGCCCCCGCCGCCCCCTAGTTACGAGTGTAACGGTTGCTCTGAGGGGTTCTCCACGGCTACAGAACTGGCCTCCCATAGTTGCAGCGCCCAGCTCccttcctcctctgcctctctaaACAGCTCCACGCTGAGCATGGAGACAGGTGACCTCGGTTCCCCCGAGCGAGAAGAGCGACCCTTCGCCTGTGACCTTTGCGGCTGCTCATACAAGCATGCCAGCAGCCTGCTGAACCACAAGAACACGCACAAGACCGGCAACTTCAGCTGCTCCTACTGCGACAAACCCTACACCAACTACATGGCACTACGCAACCACATGCgcatccacactcagaagaagCGTCACATCTGCTCTACCTGTGGGAAGGCCTTCCGGCTGGCACGCTTTCTCCGCAACCACCAGAGGGTCCACGAGGAGGGCCACACCCGCTTTGGCTGCCCCACCTGTGGGAAGAGCTTCCAAGGTCGGTCGGGCCTGGCCAGGCACCGCTGCGGGGACAACCAGGTAGGCAACGAAAGCGGGAGGAAGGCCACTTCAAGcacgagagagggagaagagtgCCGGTTCAC ATGTGAGCAATGTGGCCGATCCTACCGGCATGCTAGCTCTCTCCTGAaccacaaaaacacccacacagttGGCATCTACCATTGCGCCGTGTGCCTCAAGACCTACTCCAACCTGCTTGCCCTGAAGAACCACCGCCGCATTCATTCAGAGACACGCCGGCACCGCTGCCCAGAGTGTGGTAAGGCCTTCCGTGTCTCCTCCCAGCTCCAGAACCACCGTCGCATCCACCAGAAGGAGCGCGAGTTCGCCTGTACACTCTGCCAGCGCACTTTCCCCAGCCAGTCCAGCTTCCGCCTCCACCTGGAGATGCAGCATGGACGAGGTCAGAAGTCCTCGCAGcagcaccagcaccaccaccaccaccaccaccagcagcagctgcaTGCGGGGGCTTCGTCTGGTGGTGGCTCTGACCTGAGCTGGGGCTCAGGCCTGGACCTGACGTTGATGCAGGCCCAGGGGCTCGACCCCAATGGTGTCCCCAAGCATGGCCCGCCCCACCATGGCCATGGCACCGGGCGAGCCACCGGCCACCAACAGCAtcaccaccagcagcaggtgCAGCGTATCCACGGTGACACGGGATGCAAGTCGCACGTGTGCGACCAGTGCGGGCGTGGCTACAGGCATGCCAGCTCCCTGCTGAACCACAAGAACAGTCACAAGGCGGGCACTTACTTCTGCAACTCCTGCCAGAAAGAATTCACCAATCTGATGGCATTCAAAAACCACAGACGCATCCACACAGAGCCCAAGCGCTACCAGTGTCCGGATTGCGGGAAGGCCTTCCGTGTCTCCACCCAGCTCATATGTCACAGGCGCATCCACACCAAGGAGAAGCCCTTCTCGTGCCAGCAGTGCGACAAGCGCTTCTCCAGCAAGTCCAACCTGCGGCACCACCAGAAGGTCCACTGGAACAGCTCGGCGCCCACCAGCAGTGTCACCATGGGCGCCGCCAACTTCTTGGGTATGCCCTCTGGGCCCTTTATATAA
- the si:dkey-89b17.4 gene encoding zinc finger protein 646 isoform X2, with protein sequence MAMHDMNRAKGYPCKECDMICPSTPSLLEHMKAHYHQEGSGRFECEQCGRIFKHASSLASHKKSHEMGSFQCPVCTRTLPNAVALKNHLRIHTLSPSAQTEEENEDGVDEDRDYGLAQDLSDTGFRGHLNSSGMMTSHDHDKQKSPGSEDAWDRPFKCDQCDRTYRHHGSLVNHKKSHQEGTYKCTICYKQFSNLAALNAHERTHSKFKPPGMSMGNLVPQVSSEPRPPAPQNDDLAACFCHLCQVSLPNKSDFQEHILLHNAASSSLGLTRSFPGIVPHNLSTVRSPAVNPYTPALGDPLPLPPLPDKRYDQMLGPPVNNPIYTCAYCGAGHPDLESLKIHYLTHEPHPTAHAQEGPSILNSDGLSSNSQPSVSSPSGESRSQQQSSSIDDGDRRFKCQECGKSYRHAGSLVNHKRSHQTGHYQCTVCCKEYPHLAALHSHLRSHKSRPNSQSLSSEGDWLSSEPMTGLDSQQSFVHSQDQENGATTPISLPGNLGDAAHFVPDGGHSSGLDSLEFHDRFDGSLAQGNSGHSPLPQNHRQADRHMCADQGNMSNGYMGNMGFHSSGGASLPAGSANLKEGSRQRRGHDQYGSGQGSGKRMESKEDDGEVYQCTVCGNHYASLRALRSHLRSHGVNQGAGPSSALSPIGEQEWRRRQEGSEVNLLICSTCGQSFTRKQDLLNHQLVHGPPRPDGSTQGLGGSSSNANGKMDGRNHICVDCGMFFADRHHLITHLCPGKARGGTLNKDMNGAKGMTGGAGTSSGGGPVDHRQMTDSDDRPHRCDQCGRGYRHPCSLLNHKKSHKTGVFRCLVCQKRYYNLLALKNHQRTHFDLKRHKCEECGKAFKIQKQLINHLRLHEEHRAKTGVRDQRVQSMNQHNGARYEGGPSQMQPMRMGDPKIQNPQMGPNYGQPQGFKKPYAGARAQQVDDGSGRRPFACDQCGRTYRHAGSLANHKNLHKIGEYHCNVCNSTYPNRLAMKNHLRMHFALKKYTCTDCGRGFRNQRQLETHTTNQLCKDLPGPSVQPPPPPSYECNGCSEGFSTATELASHSCSAQLPSSSASLNSSTLSMETGDLGSPEREERPFACDLCGCSYKHASSLLNHKNTHKTGNFSCSYCDKPYTNYMALRNHMRIHTQKKRHICSTCGKAFRLARFLRNHQRVHEEGHTRFGCPTCGKSFQGRSGLARHRCGDNQVGNESGRKATSSTREGEECRFTCEQCGRSYRHASSLLNHKNTHTVGIYHCAVCLKTYSNLLALKNHRRIHSETRRHRCPECGKAFRVSSQLQNHRRIHQKEREFACTLCQRTFPSQSSFRLHLEMQHGRGQKSSQQHQHHHHHHHQQQLHAGASSGGGSDLSWGSGLDLTLMQAQGLDPNGVPKHGPPHHGHGTGRATGHQQHHHQQQVQRIHGDTGCKSHVCDQCGRGYRHASSLLNHKNSHKAGTYFCNSCQKEFTNLMAFKNHRRIHTEPKRYQCPDCGKAFRVSTQLICHRRIHTKEKPFSCQQCDKRFSSKSNLRHHQKVHWNSSAPTSSVTMGAANFLARR encoded by the exons ATGGCTATGCATGATATGAACCGTGCCAAGGGTTACCCTTGCAAAGAATGCGACATGATATGCCCAAGTACACCTAGCCTCCTGGAGCACATGAAAGCCCACTATCACCAAGAGGGGAGTGGCAGATTTGAATGTGAACAGTGTGGACGCATTTTCAAGCATGCCAGTAGTTTGGCTTCCCACAAAAAGTCCCATGAGATGGGCTCTTTCCAATGCCCAGTGTGCACCAGAACATTGCCCAATGCGGTGGCGCTGAAGAACCACCTCCGCATTCACACTCTGTCTCCTAGTGCACAAACTGAAGAGGAGAATGAGGATGGTGTTGATGAAGATAGGGATTATGGTTTAGCACAAGATCTTTCTGACACAGGTTTCCGGGGCCACCTGAACAGCAGCGGAATGATGACGAGCCATGACCACGACAAGCAAAAATCTCCAGGATCCGAAGATGCTTGGGACAGACCCTTCAAGTGTGACCAGTGTGACAGGACCTACCGTCATCATGGCAGCTTGGTCAACCACAAGAAGTCTCATCAGGAAGGCACTTACAAGTGTACCATCTGTTACAAACAGTTCAGCAACCTGGCTGCCCTGAACGCCCATGAACGCACCCATTCAAAGTTTAAACCCCCTGGAATGTCCATGGGAAACCTTGTGCCTCAGGTGTCGTCTGAGCCTCGACCACCTGCCCCCCAAAATGATGACCTGGCAGCCTGCTTTTGCCACCTCTGTCAGGTTTCCTTGCCCAACAAGAGTGACTTTCAGGAGCACATTCTGTTGCATAATGCTGCATCGTCTTCGCTGGGTTTGACGCGGAGCTTCCCTGGGATAGTGCCCCACAATCTCAGCACTGTCCGTTCCCCAGCAGTCAACCCTTACACCCCAGCTCTTGGTGATCCTCTTCCACTTCCTCCTTTACCTGACAAACGTTATGATCAGATGCTTGGCCCTCCTGTCAATAATCCAATCTATACCTGCGCTTACTGCGGGGCTGGACATCCTGACTTGGAGAGCCTGAAAATTCACTACCTAACCCATGAACCTCATCCTACAGCACATGCTCAAGAGGGCCCCTCTATTCTAAATTCAGATGGCTTGAGCTCCAACTCCCAACCATCTGTATCTTCACCCAGTGGGGAATCCCGGTCCCAGCAGCAGTCGTCATCCATTGATGATGGTGACCGCAGATTCAAGTGTCAAGAGTGTGGGAAAAGCTATCGGCATGCTGGGAGTCTTGTCAATCACAAGCGCTCCCATCAGACGGGGCATTATCAGTGCACAGTTTGCTGTAAAGAGTATCCTCACCTTGCAGCACTTCACAGCCACCTACGCAGTCACAAATCACGCCCGAATTCTCAGAGTCTAAGTTCAGAAGGTGACTGGCTATCTTCTGAGCCTATGACTGGGCTAGACTCACAGCAGAGCTTTGTGCATTCTCAGGATCAAGAGAATGGTGCAACAACTCCCATCTCGTTACCTGGCAATCTCGGTGATGCAGCCCACTTTGTTCCAGATGGTGGCCATAGCAGTGGCCTGGATTCACTGGAATTCCATGACCGGTTTGATGGCTCTCTTGCTCAGGGCAATTCCGGCCACTCTCCTCTGCCACAGAATCATCGCCAGGCAGATCGGCATATGTGTGCCGATCAGGGCAATATGTCCAATGGGTACATGGGCAACATGGGCTTCCACAGCTCAGGGGGTGCGTCTTTACCAGCTGGCAGTGCCAACCTCAAAGAAGGCAGCCGTCAAAGACGTGGACACGATCAGTATGGAAGTGGACAGGGCAGTGGCAAGAGAATGGAAAGCAAAGAGGATGACGGAGAAGTTTACCAGTGCACAGTCTGTGGGAACCATTATGCCAGTCTTCGGGCTCTTCGTAGCCACCTACGCAGCCATGGCGTGAACCAAGGTGCAGGGCCCTCCTCTGCGCTGTCCCCCATAGGTGAGCAGGAGTGGAGAAGACGGCAAGAAGGTAGCGAGGTCAACCTACTGATCTGTAGTACCTGTGGCCAGAGTTTCACCAGAAAGCAGGACCTGCTCAATCACCAGCTGGTACATGGACCTCCCCGACCGGATGGATCCACACAGGGCTTGGGGGGCAGCAGCTCTAATGCTAATGGCAAAATGGATGGAAGGAACCACATTTGCGTTGACTGTGGCATGTTCTTTGCAGATCGCCATCATCTGATCACTCACCTGTGTCCAGGCAAGGCACGAGGCGGAACGCTGAACAAAGACATGAATGGAGCTAAAGGGATGACTGGTGGTGCTGGGACCAGCAGTGGTGGTGGCCCTGTGGATCACCGGCAGATGACTGATTCTGATGATCGGCCACACAGGTGTGACCAGTGTGGAAGAGGTTACAGGCACCCTTGCTCCCTTCTCAACCACAAGAAATCACACAAGACTGGGGTCTTCCGCTGCCTTGTCTGCCAAAAACGCTACTACAACCTGCTGGCTCTCAAGAACCACCAGAGGACTCATTTTGACTTAAAGAG GCACAAGTGTGAGGAGTGCGGGAAAGCCTTCAAGATTCAGAAGCAGCTCATCAATCACCTCCGCCTGCACGAAGAGCACAGAGCAAAGACTGGGGTTCGTGACCAACGCGTCCAAAGCATGAACCAACACAATGGTGCACGTTATGAGGGGGGGCCGTCTCAGATGCAGCCGATGAGGATGGGAGACCCCAAGATTCAAAACCCACAAATGGGCCCCAATTATGGCCAACCTCAAGGCTTTAAGAAACCATATGCTGGGGCAAGGGCCCAGCAAGTGGATGATGGTAGTGGCCGACGTCCATTTGCCTGTGACCAGTGTGGACGCACTTACCGCCATGCCGGCAGTCTGGCCAACCACAAGAACCTGCACAAGATTGGCGAGTATCACTGCAATGTGTGTAACTCCACCTATCCAAACCGACTGGCCATGAAGAACCACCTCCGCATGCATTTCGCACTCAAGAAGTACACCTGCACTGACTGTGGCAGGGGCTTCAGGAACCAGAGACAGCTTGAAACGCATACTACCAACCAGCTCTGCAAGGACCTTCCTGGTCCCAGTGTGCAGCCCCCGCCGCCCCCTAGTTACGAGTGTAACGGTTGCTCTGAGGGGTTCTCCACGGCTACAGAACTGGCCTCCCATAGTTGCAGCGCCCAGCTCccttcctcctctgcctctctaaACAGCTCCACGCTGAGCATGGAGACAGGTGACCTCGGTTCCCCCGAGCGAGAAGAGCGACCCTTCGCCTGTGACCTTTGCGGCTGCTCATACAAGCATGCCAGCAGCCTGCTGAACCACAAGAACACGCACAAGACCGGCAACTTCAGCTGCTCCTACTGCGACAAACCCTACACCAACTACATGGCACTACGCAACCACATGCgcatccacactcagaagaagCGTCACATCTGCTCTACCTGTGGGAAGGCCTTCCGGCTGGCACGCTTTCTCCGCAACCACCAGAGGGTCCACGAGGAGGGCCACACCCGCTTTGGCTGCCCCACCTGTGGGAAGAGCTTCCAAGGTCGGTCGGGCCTGGCCAGGCACCGCTGCGGGGACAACCAGGTAGGCAACGAAAGCGGGAGGAAGGCCACTTCAAGcacgagagagggagaagagtgCCGGTTCAC ATGTGAGCAATGTGGCCGATCCTACCGGCATGCTAGCTCTCTCCTGAaccacaaaaacacccacacagttGGCATCTACCATTGCGCCGTGTGCCTCAAGACCTACTCCAACCTGCTTGCCCTGAAGAACCACCGCCGCATTCATTCAGAGACACGCCGGCACCGCTGCCCAGAGTGTGGTAAGGCCTTCCGTGTCTCCTCCCAGCTCCAGAACCACCGTCGCATCCACCAGAAGGAGCGCGAGTTCGCCTGTACACTCTGCCAGCGCACTTTCCCCAGCCAGTCCAGCTTCCGCCTCCACCTGGAGATGCAGCATGGACGAGGTCAGAAGTCCTCGCAGcagcaccagcaccaccaccaccaccaccaccagcagcagctgcaTGCGGGGGCTTCGTCTGGTGGTGGCTCTGACCTGAGCTGGGGCTCAGGCCTGGACCTGACGTTGATGCAGGCCCAGGGGCTCGACCCCAATGGTGTCCCCAAGCATGGCCCGCCCCACCATGGCCATGGCACCGGGCGAGCCACCGGCCACCAACAGCAtcaccaccagcagcaggtgCAGCGTATCCACGGTGACACGGGATGCAAGTCGCACGTGTGCGACCAGTGCGGGCGTGGCTACAGGCATGCCAGCTCCCTGCTGAACCACAAGAACAGTCACAAGGCGGGCACTTACTTCTGCAACTCCTGCCAGAAAGAATTCACCAATCTGATGGCATTCAAAAACCACAGACGCATCCACACAGAGCCCAAGCGCTACCAGTGTCCGGATTGCGGGAAGGCCTTCCGTGTCTCCACCCAGCTCATATGTCACAGGCGCATCCACACCAAGGAGAAGCCCTTCTCGTGCCAGCAGTGCGACAAGCGCTTCTCCAGCAAGTCCAACCTGCGGCACCACCAGAAGGTCCACTGGAACAGCTCGGCGCCCACCAGCAGTGTCACCATGGGCGCCGCCAACTTCTTGG CACGAAGATGA